In the Sediminibacter sp. Hel_I_10 genome, one interval contains:
- a CDS encoding lysoplasmalogenase family protein → MQRIFNNILKFSICYFSIVMIDLVFMTFSELEILRLVTKPALMLLLIFFYTLNDNESTSNNFVFTILALSFFLLANVMTYFKTEPIVLVAGSIFFILGKVCYVCRFSNNRDFNILQFLPFLAFYLLYMFSILNLTLDNLGSSLIPVLLFLFVTLLLVQFAFLRKEEVSKSSYILVMIGVFSFLLADTLSILGSFYKYWFYERFITMFVYASAQYMIIMGLVKEKIEPQTKIEIES, encoded by the coding sequence ATGCAGCGTATCTTCAATAATATTCTGAAGTTCTCTATCTGCTATTTTTCTATCGTTATGATAGATTTGGTTTTTATGACGTTTTCTGAGTTAGAAATTTTGAGATTAGTGACTAAGCCAGCGCTCATGTTGTTGCTTATTTTTTTCTATACCTTAAACGATAATGAAAGCACAAGCAACAATTTTGTCTTTACCATCTTAGCCCTCTCTTTTTTTCTTTTAGCAAATGTGATGACCTATTTCAAAACTGAACCTATTGTCTTAGTTGCAGGAAGTATTTTTTTTATTTTGGGAAAAGTATGTTACGTCTGTCGCTTTTCGAATAATAGAGACTTCAATATCCTTCAATTTTTACCTTTTCTAGCCTTCTATCTGCTCTACATGTTTAGCATATTAAATCTAACTTTAGATAATCTTGGCTCATCCTTAATCCCTGTACTTTTGTTTTTATTTGTGACCTTGTTATTGGTGCAATTTGCTTTTTTAAGAAAAGAAGAAGTGAGCAAGAGCAGCTATATATTGGTAATGATAGGTGTTTTCTCTTTTCTTTTGGCAGATACGCTCTCTATTTTAGGGTCGTTTTACAAGTATTGGTTTTATGAGCGGTTCATCACTATGTTTGTCTATGCATCTGCCCAATATATGATCATCATGGGGTTGGTCAAGGAAAAGATTGAGCCTCAAACTAAAATCGAAATAGAATCCTAA
- a CDS encoding ABC transporter ATP-binding protein yields the protein MDYIKKLSRFILPYKRYAILNIICNVFYALFSTLAMVSLMPMINVLFGESEKVYEEPLYGGIHDITNFVENYLNFVVTTTTLNKGPQQALLYMIILIISMFLLKNVFNYLGLFFITFLRNGVLRDIRDEMYLKVVTLPISYYSEKKKGDIIARISGDVAEVKNSMLSVLELIVKEPLTIVFAIITMFIISTKLTIFVFLFIPVAGFVISLIGKSLKRKSGKVQREQGVFLSTVEETLAGLKVIKGFNSEKRFYGKFQDSTNRYYEFSNTLMNRENLASPTSEFLGIATIAALLWYGGNMVMVEQTLSGGAFIGYMALSYQILTPAKAISKASYKVKSGNAAADRILEILETDNVLEDKTNALVKTDFNSEIELKNISFKYEDDLVLKNFSMKVPKGKSVALVGQSGSGKSTIANLVTRFYDVNDGQIAIDGVDIRDMTKHSLRSMMGLVTQDSILFNETVKNNILIGKVDASDEDVINALKIANAWEFVKSLPKGIDTNIGDSGGKLSGGQKQRLSIARAVLKNPPIMILDEATSALDTESERLVQDALENMMKNRTSIVIAHRLSTIQKADEIIVMHKGEIAEQGTHDQLLAKSGVYKKLVDMQSFE from the coding sequence ATGGATTATATAAAAAAGCTTTCAAGGTTTATATTACCTTACAAACGGTATGCGATTTTAAATATCATCTGTAACGTGTTTTACGCCTTGTTTAGCACTTTGGCAATGGTATCCCTGATGCCAATGATCAATGTGTTATTTGGCGAGAGTGAAAAGGTTTATGAAGAACCATTATATGGTGGTATTCATGACATTACGAATTTTGTTGAAAATTATCTAAACTTCGTTGTAACCACGACTACTTTAAATAAAGGGCCTCAACAAGCATTATTGTACATGATCATTTTGATCATAAGTATGTTTCTGTTGAAAAATGTCTTTAATTATCTCGGTCTCTTTTTTATTACTTTTTTGCGTAATGGTGTTTTGAGGGATATCAGAGATGAAATGTATCTCAAGGTTGTTACGCTGCCGATATCTTATTATTCTGAAAAAAAGAAAGGTGATATTATAGCGAGAATTTCTGGTGATGTGGCTGAAGTGAAAAATTCGATGCTTTCGGTTTTAGAGCTTATTGTTAAAGAGCCCTTAACAATTGTTTTTGCCATAATTACCATGTTTATAATCTCGACTAAGCTAACCATTTTTGTGTTTCTTTTTATTCCCGTTGCAGGATTCGTCATTTCTTTGATTGGTAAAAGTCTTAAGAGAAAGTCAGGTAAGGTTCAAAGGGAACAGGGCGTTTTTCTTTCTACAGTAGAAGAGACCTTAGCGGGATTGAAAGTGATAAAGGGCTTCAATTCTGAAAAAAGATTTTATGGTAAATTCCAAGACTCTACAAATCGTTATTACGAGTTTTCAAACACCTTAATGAATCGGGAAAACTTAGCTTCACCAACCAGCGAGTTTCTGGGTATTGCTACTATTGCGGCTCTACTATGGTATGGCGGCAATATGGTGATGGTGGAGCAGACGTTATCTGGTGGTGCATTTATTGGCTATATGGCCTTGTCCTATCAAATACTTACGCCGGCCAAAGCGATTAGTAAGGCCAGTTATAAAGTGAAATCAGGTAATGCCGCAGCCGATCGTATCCTGGAAATTTTAGAAACAGATAATGTTCTAGAAGACAAAACTAATGCTTTGGTCAAAACGGATTTTAATTCTGAAATAGAACTTAAAAATATCTCATTTAAATATGAGGATGATTTGGTGCTTAAGAACTTCAGTATGAAAGTTCCTAAAGGCAAAAGTGTAGCGCTAGTCGGGCAATCGGGTAGTGGTAAATCCACAATAGCTAATCTTGTAACCCGATTTTATGATGTTAATGACGGCCAAATTGCTATAGATGGCGTTGATATTCGGGATATGACTAAGCATTCGCTTCGCAGTATGATGGGATTGGTAACGCAAGATTCTATTCTATTTAATGAAACGGTTAAAAACAATATTTTAATAGGTAAAGTAGATGCATCTGATGAAGATGTGATTAATGCCCTGAAGATTGCAAATGCTTGGGAGTTCGTGAAGTCCCTTCCTAAGGGTATTGATACAAATATTGGCGACTCTGGAGGCAAATTATCTGGCGGGCAAAAACAACGCTTAAGTATTGCAAGAGCTGTACTTAAGAATCCTCCTATCATGATATTGGATGAGGCGACTTCAGCTTTAGATACAGAAAGCGAAAGATTGGTTCAAGATGCCTTAGAAAATATGATGAAAAATAGAACATCTATTGTAATTGCCCATAGATTATCTACTATTCAAAAGGCAGATGAGATTATAGTGATGCACAAAGGCGAAATTGCAGAACAAGGCACTCACGATCAATTATTGGCTAAGAGTGGTGTTTATAAAAAACTAGTAGACATGCAGAGTTTTGAGTAG
- a CDS encoding phospho-sugar mutase gives MSTLESQIQKRIDNWLTPVFDEHTHNRIKQLQESNPKELKESFYQNLDFGTGGMRGVMGVGTNRINKYTLGKNTQGLSNYLKEQFPSETLRVAIAFDCRHNSKSLAKVVADVFSANGIKVYLFEDLRPTPELSFAVKHLNCHCGIVLTASHNPPEYNGYKVYWQDGGQLVPPQDAEIISEINALDYAQIKFDANDDLIEYVGKAVDDVFVDNSVKNGSFNTPKEAKEDLNIVFTSLHGTSITAIPQTLEQAGYTKVHIVEEQREPNGDFPTVQSPNPEEPEALKMAIELAAKVKGDIVIGTDPDCDRLGVVVRNLNNELVILNGNQTMLLMTDFLLKQWKSAKKINGDQFVGTTIVSTPMLPVLTKAYGVDCKIGLTGFKWIAKMIEDFPQMDFIGGGEESFGYMVGDFVRDKDAVTSTLLACEIAAQAKAKGVTMYQELIDLYVAHGFYKERLVSLTKKGIEGAEEIKQMMVDARENPPKEINGSKVIKIEDYQLSVEKDILNIKEHVINIPKSNVLIYYTEDGSKIALRPSGTEPKIKFYISVNDKLATAEDFKKVDAQLEDRIDAILKDMKLG, from the coding sequence ATGTCAACATTAGAATCACAAATTCAAAAACGCATTGATAATTGGTTAACTCCAGTTTTTGATGAGCATACACACAATAGGATAAAGCAACTTCAGGAAAGCAATCCTAAAGAGTTAAAAGAAAGCTTTTACCAAAATCTAGATTTTGGTACGGGCGGTATGAGAGGCGTCATGGGCGTTGGTACAAACCGTATCAATAAGTACACCTTAGGCAAAAACACCCAAGGTTTAAGTAATTATCTTAAAGAACAATTTCCTTCGGAAACTTTAAGAGTAGCCATTGCGTTCGATTGCAGACACAACAGTAAATCCTTGGCAAAGGTGGTTGCAGATGTGTTTTCGGCAAATGGCATTAAAGTGTATTTATTTGAAGATTTACGTCCTACTCCAGAATTATCTTTTGCCGTAAAGCATTTAAACTGTCATTGCGGAATTGTATTAACGGCTTCGCACAATCCTCCAGAGTACAACGGTTATAAAGTGTATTGGCAAGATGGCGGGCAGTTAGTGCCACCACAAGATGCCGAAATTATTTCAGAAATCAACGCACTTGATTATGCCCAAATCAAATTTGATGCTAATGACGACTTGATAGAATATGTGGGTAAAGCTGTTGATGATGTCTTTGTAGATAATTCCGTTAAAAACGGAAGTTTCAATACGCCTAAAGAAGCTAAGGAAGATTTGAATATTGTATTTACATCTCTTCATGGGACGTCTATTACTGCCATACCTCAAACACTAGAGCAAGCTGGTTATACCAAAGTACATATTGTAGAGGAGCAGAGAGAACCCAACGGCGACTTTCCTACAGTACAATCTCCAAATCCAGAAGAGCCAGAAGCACTTAAAATGGCAATTGAATTAGCGGCAAAGGTCAAAGGAGATATTGTTATTGGTACCGATCCTGACTGTGATCGCCTTGGTGTTGTAGTAAGAAACTTAAATAATGAGTTGGTCATTCTTAACGGAAACCAAACGATGTTATTAATGACAGATTTTCTATTGAAACAATGGAAGTCTGCCAAAAAAATAAATGGAGACCAATTTGTAGGGACTACCATCGTGTCTACGCCAATGTTACCTGTTTTGACAAAGGCTTATGGTGTAGACTGCAAAATAGGTCTTACAGGGTTTAAATGGATCGCTAAAATGATTGAAGATTTTCCGCAAATGGATTTTATTGGCGGAGGGGAAGAGAGTTTTGGATATATGGTAGGAGACTTTGTTCGCGATAAGGATGCTGTAACATCAACCTTGTTGGCTTGTGAAATTGCAGCTCAGGCAAAAGCGAAAGGGGTAACTATGTACCAAGAGCTTATCGACTTATATGTGGCGCATGGTTTTTATAAAGAACGACTGGTGTCACTAACTAAAAAAGGCATTGAAGGAGCAGAAGAGATCAAACAAATGATGGTTGATGCTCGAGAAAATCCACCAAAAGAGATTAATGGTTCAAAAGTGATCAAGATTGAGGATTATCAATTATCGGTTGAAAAAGATATCTTGAATATTAAAGAACACGTCATCAACATTCCAAAATCAAACGTTTTAATTTATTATACTGAAGATGGAAGTAAGATTGCTTTACGACCTAGTGGTACAGAGCCTAAAATCAAATTTTACATCAGCGTTAATGATAAACTAGCTACTGCTGAAGACTTTAAAAAGGTTGACGCACAACTCGAAGATAGAATTGATGCTATCCTAAAAGACATGAAACTCGGTTAA
- the pyrE gene encoding orotate phosphoribosyltransferase: MIFDKETAKKTAELLLQVNAIKLQPNDPFTWASGWTSPIYCDNRIVLSYPPIRNYIRDTMAKHIQAHYGKVDVIAGVATGAIGIGILVAEYLGLPFVYVRPEAKSHGRQNQIEGFIESGQHVVVVEDLISTGKSSLNAVKALKEANVHVKGMVAIFSYGFEVAKSNFDEAHVDLYTLSNYENLLEQAMETMYINKKEQQVLSLWNSNPSEWKGIPSH; encoded by the coding sequence ATGATTTTCGACAAAGAAACCGCAAAAAAAACAGCAGAACTTTTATTACAAGTTAATGCTATAAAGCTTCAGCCCAACGATCCTTTTACATGGGCATCTGGCTGGACTTCCCCAATTTATTGTGACAATCGTATAGTATTGTCTTATCCGCCAATAAGAAATTATATTAGAGACACCATGGCAAAACACATCCAAGCGCATTATGGCAAGGTAGATGTTATAGCAGGAGTGGCTACAGGAGCTATTGGTATTGGTATCTTGGTTGCAGAATATTTAGGGTTACCTTTTGTGTATGTTCGCCCCGAGGCGAAATCTCATGGCAGACAAAATCAAATAGAAGGTTTTATTGAATCTGGTCAGCACGTTGTTGTTGTAGAAGATTTAATTAGTACAGGGAAAAGCAGCTTAAATGCGGTTAAGGCACTCAAAGAAGCCAATGTACACGTTAAAGGTATGGTGGCTATCTTTTCTTATGGCTTTGAGGTTGCCAAATCTAATTTTGATGAAGCGCATGTAGACCTTTATACCTTGAGTAATTACGAGAACCTTTTAGAGCAAGCGATGGAAACCATGTATATTAATAAAAAGGAACAACAGGTGTTGTCTCTTTGGAATTCCAATCCTAGCGAGTGGAAGGGCATACCATCACACTAA
- a CDS encoding ABC transporter substrate-binding protein, translated as MNSLVNDDIKKYFRQSLIILSLSLLCISCGNPNNSIKDHLVFRYNEHKNIGSLDPAFAKDNADIWATNQLFNGLVQMDEQLKVQPCIAKQWTISEDGTTYRFALRNDVTFHKHQLFGKDSTRTVTAGDFEFSLGRLTDKTLASPGSFTMNRVDHVKAVNDTLLEIKLKQAFPAFLGLLTMKYCSVVPQEIVEQYANDFRAHPIGTGPFRFKRWEENLKLVFRRNDDYFETDSVGNKLPYLEAVSITFLPDKQSEFLQFAQGNIDFVSGLDASYKDEILTATGDLRQQYAGAVNMIRGPYLNTEYLAFYMDSDVSEMQSQVLRKAVNYGFDKQKMMTYLRNGIGIPATGGFIPKGLPGYDAHIGYSFQPEKAKQLVEQFKDETGNTQPEITITTTGNYLSFCEYIQRELQKIGILVNVDVIPAATLKDAKANGKLDLFRASWVADYPDAENYLSLYYSKNFAPNGPNYTHFKNEQFDDLYQRSFSVTDTKQRESLYRKMDSLVMSQTPVVPLFYDEVVRFTRKEVSGLGINPINLLDLKRVRKTD; from the coding sequence ATGAATAGTTTGGTAAATGATGACATTAAAAAATATTTTAGACAATCGCTAATCATTTTAAGCCTGTCTCTTCTTTGTATTTCCTGCGGAAACCCTAACAACAGTATTAAAGATCATCTTGTTTTTAGATATAATGAACACAAAAACATAGGATCTTTAGACCCGGCTTTTGCTAAGGATAATGCTGATATTTGGGCTACTAATCAGCTGTTTAATGGCCTTGTGCAAATGGATGAACAATTAAAAGTTCAACCCTGTATTGCAAAACAATGGACTATTTCCGAAGATGGCACGACCTACAGATTTGCGCTCCGTAACGATGTGACATTTCATAAACATCAATTATTTGGAAAAGATTCTACAAGAACCGTAACTGCAGGAGATTTTGAGTTTAGTCTCGGTAGGTTAACAGATAAGACATTAGCATCACCAGGAAGTTTTACGATGAACAGGGTAGATCACGTAAAGGCTGTTAATGATACCTTATTGGAAATTAAATTGAAACAGGCCTTTCCGGCATTTTTGGGCTTACTCACCATGAAATATTGCTCTGTTGTTCCACAGGAAATTGTAGAGCAATATGCTAACGATTTTAGAGCTCACCCTATAGGTACTGGTCCTTTTCGATTTAAGCGCTGGGAGGAGAATTTAAAGCTCGTTTTCCGAAGAAATGACGACTACTTTGAAACGGACTCCGTTGGAAACAAATTACCATATCTTGAGGCCGTTTCTATAACCTTTTTGCCAGATAAGCAGAGTGAGTTTTTACAGTTTGCACAAGGAAATATTGATTTTGTCTCTGGTTTGGATGCCTCATATAAAGATGAGATTTTGACGGCCACGGGAGATTTGCGTCAGCAATATGCTGGAGCTGTTAATATGATTAGAGGTCCATACCTCAATACAGAGTACCTTGCTTTTTATATGGATTCTGATGTCTCTGAGATGCAATCGCAAGTATTGAGAAAGGCCGTTAATTATGGCTTCGATAAGCAAAAAATGATGACCTATCTTCGAAATGGTATTGGGATTCCTGCTACCGGTGGTTTTATTCCAAAAGGACTTCCTGGTTATGATGCGCATATTGGGTATTCATTTCAGCCAGAAAAAGCGAAGCAATTGGTTGAACAATTTAAAGATGAGACCGGAAACACACAACCAGAAATTACAATAACTACTACCGGTAATTATTTGAGTTTTTGTGAATATATCCAAAGAGAGCTTCAGAAAATCGGAATTTTAGTCAATGTTGATGTCATTCCTGCTGCGACCTTAAAAGATGCAAAAGCCAATGGTAAATTAGATCTGTTTCGAGCGAGTTGGGTGGCCGATTATCCTGATGCAGAAAATTATCTATCCTTATACTACAGTAAAAATTTTGCTCCTAACGGACCAAACTACACCCATTTTAAAAATGAGCAATTTGATGATTTGTATCAGCGTTCTTTTTCTGTAACAGATACTAAACAAAGAGAATCACTTTATCGTAAAATGGACAGTTTGGTGATGTCTCAAACTCCTGTGGTACCATTATTCTATGATGAGGTGGTTCGTTTTACTCGTAAAGAAGTTTCGGGTTTGGGGATTAATCCCATCAATCTATTAGATCTAAAACGTGTTCGAAAAACAGATTAA
- a CDS encoding DUF4199 domain-containing protein, whose amino-acid sequence METEKPSIKSIAYTYGLYLGLLTVVGLVFQYVTGLEKNWVVSAVSVVITIIIYYYGINAFKTNNSNFLSIKEAIKVGLAMAVVGGIIGAVYAYVHYEFIQPEFIDGIREKAYNDMTAGNQNMSEEQLETATTMMNIFTSPFFLSTMTLLASTFFGLIISLIIGAIMKKEDPNLA is encoded by the coding sequence ATGGAAACCGAAAAACCTTCGATTAAATCAATAGCTTATACCTATGGTCTCTATTTGGGCTTGTTAACCGTTGTTGGACTTGTATTTCAATATGTAACCGGATTGGAAAAAAATTGGGTCGTAAGCGCTGTAAGTGTCGTCATTACTATCATTATTTACTATTACGGTATCAACGCCTTCAAAACCAATAATTCCAATTTTCTTTCAATTAAAGAAGCCATAAAAGTTGGTCTTGCTATGGCTGTCGTTGGCGGAATTATTGGAGCTGTATATGCCTATGTTCACTATGAGTTTATCCAACCAGAATTTATAGATGGTATTAGAGAAAAAGCTTATAACGATATGACGGCTGGAAATCAAAATATGTCAGAAGAGCAATTAGAAACGGCAACGACAATGATGAATATATTTACATCACCATTTTTCTTGTCAACGATGACGCTTTTAGCTTCAACCTTCTTTGGTTTGATTATTTCGTTAATTATTGGCGCAATAATGAAAAAGGAAGATCCCAATCTAGCTTAA
- a CDS encoding GlmU family protein, translating to MNYILFDGPARTQLLPFTFTRPVADIRIGILTIREKWERYLDATTSTVTEDYLSEKFPMIEMEENIMINASFIPNLKLAELVMDLKENQALFHGDHMVAFSTKDTQDDIDFTTYEHLDYNEETLYIEHTWDIFSKNDLAIRADFELLTEGRKSQPIPSSNNVLDTHQIFIEEGAKLEFTTLNATSGPIYIGKDAEVMEGSIIRGPFALCDHATVKLGAKIYGPTTVGPHSKVGGEVNNSVIFGYSNKGHDGFLGNAVIGEWCNLGADTNNSNLKNNYAEVKLWSYQTENFAKTGLQFCGLMMGDHSKCGINTMFNTGTVVGVSANIFGSGFPRNFIPSFSWGGYSGFSTYLTKKAFEVAEVVMKRRDIDFSEIDKNILEAVFDLTKKWRKDAS from the coding sequence ATGAACTACATCTTATTTGACGGCCCCGCAAGAACTCAACTCTTACCTTTTACGTTTACAAGACCTGTTGCAGACATTAGAATTGGAATTCTTACCATTAGAGAGAAATGGGAACGCTACTTAGATGCGACTACTTCCACAGTTACAGAAGATTATCTATCGGAGAAATTCCCAATGATTGAAATGGAGGAAAATATTATGATCAATGCCTCCTTTATTCCTAATCTGAAATTAGCGGAGCTTGTGATGGATCTTAAAGAAAACCAAGCTTTATTTCATGGCGACCATATGGTGGCCTTTTCTACTAAAGATACTCAAGACGATATTGATTTTACAACTTATGAGCATCTCGACTACAATGAGGAAACGCTTTATATTGAGCATACTTGGGATATTTTTTCAAAAAATGATCTTGCTATAAGAGCTGACTTTGAACTGCTCACTGAAGGACGAAAATCACAGCCCATACCAAGCTCAAATAACGTACTTGATACACATCAAATATTTATTGAAGAAGGTGCGAAGTTAGAATTCACCACTCTTAATGCTACCTCAGGCCCAATTTACATAGGTAAGGACGCTGAGGTTATGGAAGGCAGCATCATTAGAGGTCCATTTGCGCTTTGTGATCACGCTACTGTAAAATTAGGTGCAAAAATTTATGGCCCAACCACCGTTGGACCACATAGCAAAGTTGGTGGCGAAGTGAATAACTCTGTTATTTTTGGATACTCCAACAAAGGTCATGACGGTTTTTTAGGCAATGCCGTGATAGGTGAATGGTGTAATTTGGGTGCAGACACCAATAACTCCAATCTTAAAAATAACTATGCAGAAGTAAAACTATGGAGTTATCAGACAGAGAATTTTGCCAAAACGGGACTTCAATTCTGCGGACTCATGATGGGAGACCATAGTAAGTGCGGGATCAACACGATGTTTAATACGGGTACCGTAGTTGGTGTTAGCGCCAACATCTTTGGAAGCGGTTTCCCAAGAAATTTCATACCTAGTTTTTCATGGGGCGGTTACTCTGGCTTTAGCACCTATCTTACAAAAAAAGCATTTGAAGTGGCAGAGGTTGTTATGAAACGCCGTGACATTGATTTTTCTGAAATCGACAAAAACATCTTAGAAGCTGTTTTTGATCTTACTAAAAAGTGGCGTAAGGATGCGTCTTGA
- a CDS encoding orotate phosphoribosyltransferase produces the protein MKLESSRTTIPKSQQETFDFLSDVKNFEKLMPENISKFEVLENDKFLFALKGMPEIVLKKKEAVPNSKIVLGAAGGKLDFALIADIDQVTESSSEVKLTFEGEFNAMMGMMIKSPIQKFIETLVTKMPQEV, from the coding sequence ATGAAATTAGAATCATCAAGAACCACAATACCTAAAAGTCAACAAGAAACATTTGATTTTTTGTCAGACGTTAAGAACTTTGAAAAGTTAATGCCAGAGAACATTAGCAAATTTGAGGTTTTGGAAAACGATAAATTTTTGTTCGCCTTAAAGGGAATGCCAGAAATTGTTCTTAAAAAGAAAGAGGCCGTTCCTAATTCTAAAATAGTTTTAGGCGCAGCGGGAGGCAAATTAGACTTCGCTTTGATAGCAGATATTGATCAAGTAACCGAGTCGTCTAGTGAAGTTAAACTCACCTTTGAAGGAGAATTTAATGCTATGATGGGAATGATGATCAAAAGTCCTATTCAGAAATTTATTGAGACCTTGGTTACCAAAATGCCTCAAGAAGTTTAA
- a CDS encoding glycosyltransferase family 2 protein, with the protein MNISVVIPLLNEQESLIELRDWIAKVMQANRFSYEVIFIDDGSTDDSWSIIMQLSHKNENVKGIRFIKNFGKSQALHAGFEKAEGDVVITMDADLQDNPEEIPELYHMIIVEKFDLVSGWKKKRYDSFLSKNLPSKLFNWAARKTSGVTLNDFNCGLKAYNRNVVKNIDVNGEMHRYIPVLAKNAGFIKIGEKVVQHQARKYGETKFGMDRFVKGFLDLITIWFISRFGKRPMHLFGALGVIMFAIGFGFSLYLGVDKLFLNPTGRLITQRPQFYIALSTMIIGTQFFVAGFLGEIILRTKRNEKRYLIGQELNFHSNLN; encoded by the coding sequence ATGAACATATCAGTAGTCATACCACTACTTAACGAACAGGAGTCACTTATAGAATTACGCGATTGGATTGCTAAAGTCATGCAAGCCAATCGTTTTTCTTATGAGGTCATTTTTATTGATGATGGCAGTACTGACGATTCTTGGTCTATCATTATGCAACTTTCCCATAAAAATGAGAATGTCAAAGGAATTCGGTTTATCAAGAACTTCGGAAAATCACAAGCATTACATGCGGGCTTTGAAAAAGCAGAAGGGGATGTAGTCATCACAATGGATGCCGATTTACAAGATAATCCAGAAGAGATTCCAGAGCTTTACCATATGATTATTGTTGAGAAATTTGATCTTGTTTCTGGATGGAAAAAGAAACGATACGATTCATTTTTGTCCAAAAATCTTCCGTCTAAACTCTTTAATTGGGCAGCCCGAAAAACATCGGGAGTAACACTTAATGATTTCAACTGTGGTCTCAAGGCCTACAATAGAAATGTGGTTAAGAATATTGACGTTAACGGAGAAATGCACCGCTATATTCCGGTATTAGCAAAAAATGCGGGCTTCATAAAGATTGGAGAAAAAGTTGTTCAACATCAGGCTAGAAAATATGGTGAGACAAAATTTGGAATGGACCGATTTGTTAAGGGATTTCTCGATTTAATTACCATTTGGTTTATCTCAAGATTTGGCAAGCGTCCCATGCATTTATTCGGAGCCCTTGGAGTGATCATGTTTGCCATTGGTTTTGGTTTTTCGCTTTATTTAGGCGTAGATAAGTTGTTTCTAAACCCAACTGGTCGCTTGATTACGCAACGTCCACAATTTTATATTGCACTTTCTACAATGATTATTGGTACGCAATTTTTTGTCGCGGGATTTCTGGGAGAAATCATTTTGCGCACCAAACGCAATGAAAAAAGATATCTTATAGGGCAGGAGCTTAATTTTCATTCCAATTTGAATTAA
- a CDS encoding type B 50S ribosomal protein L31, with protein sequence MKKGIHPENYRIVAFKDMSNEDVFLTKSTADTNETLDVDGVEYPVIKLEISRTSHPFYTGKSKLIDTAGRIDKFKNKYAKFKK encoded by the coding sequence ATGAAAAAGGGAATACATCCAGAAAACTATAGAATTGTTGCATTCAAGGACATGTCAAATGAAGATGTGTTTTTAACTAAGTCAACTGCTGATACCAACGAAACACTTGATGTTGACGGTGTTGAATATCCAGTTATCAAACTAGAGATTTCTAGAACATCTCACCCGTTTTACACTGGTAAGTCTAAATTGATAGATACTGCTGGACGTATCGATAAATTCAAAAACAAATACGCTAAATTCAAGAAATAA
- a CDS encoding NUDIX hydrolase, with amino-acid sequence MSRTYQVFVNDKPIILTTAVEKEDGFKNYLLSKVRIRKVIKTLNKTDLPKVHLIGKKEETLLKKFLKKLPNVIAGGGKVYNSKGEILFIYRNDKWDLPKGKTEKKESIEETALREVEEETGVKHLEIVKPLDTTYHIFKRNGKYRIKITYWFEMRSSYEGKLNPEQSEGITKVKWLSEEESKAALENSYANIRGLIE; translated from the coding sequence ATGTCCCGAACGTATCAGGTTTTTGTAAACGACAAGCCCATTATACTCACCACTGCTGTTGAGAAAGAAGACGGTTTTAAGAATTACTTACTTTCTAAAGTGCGTATTCGTAAAGTCATCAAGACACTTAATAAGACCGATTTACCTAAAGTTCACTTGATAGGAAAAAAGGAAGAGACGCTTTTAAAAAAGTTTTTAAAGAAACTACCCAATGTTATTGCGGGTGGAGGAAAGGTCTATAACAGCAAAGGCGAAATATTATTTATCTACAGAAATGATAAGTGGGATTTACCTAAAGGAAAGACTGAAAAAAAAGAGAGTATAGAAGAAACGGCATTGCGCGAAGTTGAAGAAGAAACTGGCGTTAAGCATCTTGAAATCGTGAAACCCTTAGACACCACCTATCACATCTTTAAGCGCAATGGCAAATATAGAATCAAGATAACCTATTGGTTTGAAATGCGATCGTCTTACGAAGGAAAACTTAATCCCGAACAAAGTGAAGGCATTACAAAGGTTAAATGGCTATCTGAGGAAGAGAGTAAAGCTGCTTTAGAAAACAGTTATGCCAATATTAGAGGTTTAATTGAGTAA